CAGTTCATGGCCATGGCCGAACCAGCTGACTTTGTTCACGTGTATGATGTACAAAATGGTTTTGAGAAAGAGCAAGAGATAGACTTTTTTGGTGAGATATCTGGAGTTTCTTTCAGCCCTGATACTGAATCCCTGTTCATTGGGGTATGGGATCGCACGTATGGTAGCCTTCTTCAATACAACCGCTGTAGAAACCATTCATACCTCGACTCCTTAATGTGAAAATCTTGAATTCCTTGGTCCATTGTTGAGGAGAAACAATGGTAGCATCTCTCTGGCCACCTGGAAGAGGTCTGGTCTGAAGATGGGTTAGTGTGTGCTGTATCTTGGACCAACTGTTGTGTCATCAAATAACACCATCCGGTGACGGGGCAGGTTATATAAGGTGCCTTGAATGCATTGTGATGCTGCTTCAAGTTGAATCAAGGCTAGGCTTGTCTGAAAATGTCATCTGGTGATGTGTATATGAAATATTCAATTTGTACCatttaacttcttttttttttctttttggagtaaaaaagtactgaCTGTCTGCGATTAGACTTCATTGTTTTTATATGTTACTTACCTTATATGAAAGGGAAGCCTTAATAAACGGCCATTCCTTTGGGAAAATGCCTAAGGCGGATGCGGTTGCATCGCCAAACAGTCCATTGGCCTTTGTAAGGCGGATGATCGGTGCATCTGCCCTAATTGAAATTGTTATCACACTTGTTCATCTCATTTAGGATATATTAATCACAATTATGATTGCATCGAGATCGAGTTCTGTTACATTTGACATAAGGTTGAGAGCAACGCAATGTTGGAATATGATGTGAATGTGAAATTCTGGTAATTTGAATATGTTCAACTCTCGAGTATCAAAATTTGAATCTAGGACTCTACAAGTGGATTGTGTTGTACATGTTTGATTTCATTCTCAAATGAATGATCAACCAATATTTGTTTGAGAATGGTGTCTTCCTCCACCTGCAGCTGCTGCATACAATCTTCGAAAGCAGCAAGCAGCTCGGGACTGAACACGTCCGCATCTTGTTTCGTGTCGTCTCGTGGCAAGGCAGTGGCAGGAGCATTGTAGCTCCCAAATTTAGGTGTAACATAACTCCCAGGAGAGTAAATCTGGGCTTGCTCAACCATTTTCCGTCTCAGCCTCGCAACTGCTGGGACTTCTCCGGACGACACATCCAGCGATGTAAGCCCTCTCGCAACCGCCTTCCGTTTCCACCCTGTTTCCACCTCAGCAAAATCAACATCGCACTTCCCATCCTCATCCTCAGGTAAACCTTGCAACTCGACATCATCCCATGGGGAGCTATCTTGAGCTCGAATTTGCTCAAGCAACGCGTCATACTCCTCCACCGTGTGGAAGCTTAGGCTCCTCTTCCCGTCTTTGAAATCTGGCATGTCCTCTCGCAGCGTATGGCAGCTTTTGGAGCGTGTGAAGAGGCACGGATCTGCATTGGTAGGGGGAGGATGATCTGCAACATCAATTGATGGTGGAGTGGAAGTGGCGGTGTTGGTGTTGGCGATGTGTGATGCTAGTAATTCATCCCAAGCTGCGGATCTGCTTTGGAAGCCATGCCTCAGCTCTTCCCTAATACTCATCGATCGCGTTATCGCCTTCGAAGTTATGCATCCCATTTCTTCAACCACACAACGATTTCTGCTTCGGCAACATCAAAATTAAAGGAACTAAGCTTCAACCGCACTAAATTAGGGCgttgattttatcattttagtaaCTGCGCATTGTTTATGAATTCAAATTTCATGACTGATTATCTTTAGCAACTTTTCTCGAGCAACCAACAATTAGTATTTAATTTGTTGATGATGAACAGCGAATAGATGATCGTGTgataaaaaaaacgaaaaaattgATGAAGTGATGAGAGAGAGAATCGATTAGAACATGTACCTTGAGACGATGAGAATTGTGGCGATCTGAGCTGAGAAAATGGTGAGATATTTGTGGGGAGAAGAAGTGAGAACACAAGCAGAGCTGTGAAGACGGAGGTGTGCTCTCTctactactttattctctataaTTGTGTCTATTGATTATTCACTAAGCCTATGTTTGTAGACTTTCCTTTTACAATATTTATTGTTCCTTTGTTTCTCCATTTActtatatatttcaaatttgaagATATGGTGTGCCACAACTGTCATAACTTTGAACTATACTCAATATAAACTAAATTTGGATCATGTTCGACCATAAAAATTCAGTGATCTGAATATATTGACACATGATGGAATGCTGTGTCTAGCTAATCACAATTACACAAATGTTTATCTCTTCTTATTTTTATATCATGAATATagaataaataaagaaatttttttatgttacATGCAAAAGGGGCGGAGGAGTACTTGCTATTATCAGTGGCAGAGAATGAGGAACGTGGTGGTTACAATGCTCCACTTAATCCATCACtatactaaaaatttaattttaaattatatataaacaCTTGTTTTAAACATTATTGGATTTAAAACTTTGGCGTAGAAAATAATTTGGATGCTTGTGTGTGTTCACAAGTAGTTGTCGGTCTCTTTGAAAATATTTGAGATTCAATAATTCAATCGGCTgtgatttgaataattataaagtCATGATTAAGGGTTAGGTTTTAAATTTGTGGGCCACCTTActgattttgataattttttttcaaacctAATCCCGTTGCGGCCGCCACGTTGGTGAAACACTACTCACAAAACTTATCTCTACAGTTAACAATTTGAttactttaatttatatttaactAAATTCTTACTAActgaaaaatactccctccatcaatCCTGTCTTTGGTATGGAACAGCTTTAATCCTTGGGTCAGCTGTCAcactgatgaatccgcgaatttttgaggatgatgaatgctcgtaaaaataaattacgacacggaaattttacgtggttcgatttactgaggtaaatctacgtccacggggagaaatgggggcaggtttgtattgcttgatctgcgaattacagcttacaacacagacttgctatatgattttttctctagagagattctaacccttttctatctgatctaagttctatttatacattgaactaaggtcgtggtttgcagccccactaacaagatcgtgggtgagcaataactgctcaataactgcttcgtaccactaaatagatcgtgggtatagcggaggtcgtggaggcctttcatgagtccactaactcctagttcggtcgaatgctgagaccgaactgctggactttaccgatcagctcttgccgatctgagaggagagcttgactggtcggcttttaccgagctgtaggctgagtccgaactctttggtcgtgccgaactctttggtgccgaacaggtactctttcttgggctctgggctgatgggccgtcactgttattgggcttgccattagggtttagttcgtaccccatcactacccccccctaaaagcgaagtgaatcacttcggcgaggtgagtcacttcggcattctggataatggtaagggggaggctgacgtcaggggacgtgccttgcgcgtgcctgcattaaatgcgacagaaaaatccggccgttgaatcctgaaaaggtgggattcgaaacggcgcaacgatctcgaaatctttcccgaatctgataaatatgctcttt
This DNA window, taken from Salvia splendens isolate huo1 chromosome 18, SspV2, whole genome shotgun sequence, encodes the following:
- the LOC121777671 gene encoding uncharacterized protein LOC121777671 → MGCITSKAITRSMSIREELRHGFQSRSAAWDELLASHIANTNTATSTPPSIDVADHPPPTNADPCLFTRSKSCHTLREDMPDFKDGKRSLSFHTVEEYDALLEQIRAQDSSPWDDVELQGLPEDEDGKCDVDFAEVETGWKRKAVARGLTSLDVSSGEVPAVARLRRKMVEQAQIYSPGSYVTPKFGSYNAPATALPRDDTKQDADVFSPELLAAFEDCMQQLQVEEDTILKQILVDHSFENEIKHVQHNPLVES